From Nocardia sp. NBC_00416:
GGGCGTGCTGCGCTGCGCCGCCGATCGCACCGGCGGTCCAGAGCCGATACGAGAAAAGCCCAGAGCACGAAGAGACCCGGGCCGCGCGGCTGGGGAGCGACTGGGCGGGAACGCGGTCCGGCCGGAGCACTGCGGTGGCGGACCGCAGAGGCGATCGGATCATGCCTCGGGAATCTCGACTCCGAAGTTCTCGCGGGTGATCTGTTCCGGCTCGGGACCACCGCGTACACCAGTATCCAGCGCGTCGATCGCCGCCAGTTCGCCGGCCGTCAATTCGAAGTCGAACACCGCGAAATTCTCCGCGATACGCGCCGGGGTGACCGACTTCGGGATCACCTGTCGACCCTGCTGCAGGTGCCAGCGCAACATCACCTGGGCGGGCGACTTCCCGTGGGCGGAGGCGATCCCGCCGATCACCGGATCCTCGAGGGTGGAGCCGTGGGACCCGTCACGATAGAAGGTGATACCGCCGATCGGTGACCACGCCTGATTGAGAACTCCGTGCTCACTGTCGAGGGCGAGCAGTTCGGACTGGCGGAAGTAGGGATGCACTTCGATCTGGTTCACAGCGGGAACCACCGAAGTGGCTTCCAGCAGCCGGGTGAGGTGCTCGGGCATGAAATTGGAAACGCCGATCGCGCGGACCCTACCGTCGGCCAGCAACGCCTCGAGCGCCTTGTACGCCTGGATCGTCAAGTCGAACTCGCTGGGCAGCGCTTGATGCAGGATCAGCAGATCGATCTGTTCGATGCCGAGTTTGGCGGCGCTCTTGGCGAAGGCGTGCGCGGTGGCGTCGAATCCGAAATCGGTGATCCAGACTTTCGTCTCCACGAACACTTCGTCACGCGGCAGGCCGCGGCGGCGCAATGCCTCGCCGACCTCGCGCTCGTTGCCGTAGACGGCGGCGGTGTCGATATGCCGGTAGCCGGTTGCCAACGCGGTGTCGACCGCGGCGATCGTCTCGTCGGGCGGGGTCTGATAGACACCGAACCCCAGGGCCGGGATCCGCACACCGTTGTTCAGCTCCAGGGAAGGAATAGTCATACAGGTCAGGTTAGGCGGACGGGAACACCACCCGTGCCGGCGACCGGCCGGGGCCGCTCCTCGTTCCCGAGTCGA
This genomic window contains:
- a CDS encoding aldo/keto reductase — translated: MTIPSLELNNGVRIPALGFGVYQTPPDETIAAVDTALATGYRHIDTAAVYGNEREVGEALRRRGLPRDEVFVETKVWITDFGFDATAHAFAKSAAKLGIEQIDLLILHQALPSEFDLTIQAYKALEALLADGRVRAIGVSNFMPEHLTRLLEATSVVPAVNQIEVHPYFRQSELLALDSEHGVLNQAWSPIGGITFYRDGSHGSTLEDPVIGGIASAHGKSPAQVMLRWHLQQGRQVIPKSVTPARIAENFAVFDFELTAGELAAIDALDTGVRGGPEPEQITRENFGVEIPEA